The following are encoded together in the Flavobacterium sp. TR2 genome:
- a CDS encoding TonB-dependent receptor encodes MQKKTLKRLLCLIVCLWGNFFFAQTVKGKVTSGGNSLPGVSVIVQGTKNGTVTDFDGSFVLNNIEPKAMLLFTYIGYKNLILEAKPNMQVVMASDLEKLNEVVVIGYGTSKRKDINGAVSSIKASEIQDKPFISIDQALVGKAAGVNVTQNSGTPGGGISVQIRGITSINGNEPLYVIDGTPVFADKNNDSFSFSALGGGNGQTKNSALSGLNISDIETIDILKDASATAIYGSSGANGVVLITTKKGKKGKSKFTYETYLGTQQINNTVDVLNLPQYAAYQAKIYKLNGEPVPYQYQKPNLLGNGTNWQDELFRTATIYNHQLSFSGEKDGTRFYTSLNYFDQEGIVLNSDFNRLAMRLNVDSNVKSWLKIGNNLSISKSSQQVVRNDDRGGLVMNALRQSPELPVRAADGSYAGPTSGLGSSANEATNPIALSEYNNATTERFKINGNLFADFTILKGLVFRSELGYDLNFSKNSTFVPKYTLGNVTELLNKSFKQQDQSYYWNIKNYLTYNKTLNEKHNFTFLLGQEAQESYYEYLSGYRTGDFLNKDFTNLNIGDIATALNGNGSGRWSMTSYISRLNYGFSDRYSFSASLRADASSNFGPNHKWGYFPSFSGGWTVSNEKFFEPLSKSVNYLKFKAGYGLVGNQNIPANRYQTILSLLASPFGGVSPTIDNLGNPDIKWESLKSFNTGFELAMLNNRVKLDFDYYIKNSSDFLTKQINDESNQSALNYYLNTGEIVTKGIELTLNTRNIAAENFSWDTTIIFSKYNNELTRFQGQGKSLLGKVQFDLYNVTRTTEGQPVGQFYGYVTDGLFKNAAELAAGPIQEAGTGVGDIRFKDLNGDGKIDSKDQTAIGDAIPDFTYAITNNLRYKNFNFSVSLTGSQGNKIYNFTRHYIDGIYPGFGDRFGNVSTQAMQAFEPGVNENTDVPRITLNDPNGNGRISNRFVEDGSYLRIQNVSLSYDLPNKIFDNSIISKVRLYANVQNLYTFTKYTGFDPALGNLDQNITLSGIDLGRYPVPRITSIGVNLEF; translated from the coding sequence ATGCAGAAAAAAACATTAAAAAGACTATTGTGCTTAATAGTATGCTTGTGGGGAAATTTTTTCTTCGCTCAAACTGTTAAAGGTAAAGTAACATCGGGGGGAAACAGTCTTCCAGGCGTTAGTGTAATAGTACAAGGAACCAAAAATGGAACAGTCACGGATTTTGACGGCAGTTTCGTATTGAATAATATTGAACCAAAAGCAATGCTGCTTTTCACTTATATAGGATACAAAAATTTAATCCTTGAAGCTAAACCGAATATGCAGGTGGTGATGGCGAGCGACCTCGAAAAACTAAACGAAGTGGTGGTTATCGGATACGGGACATCAAAAAGAAAAGACATAAATGGCGCTGTATCTTCTATTAAAGCTTCTGAAATTCAGGATAAGCCTTTTATTTCCATTGATCAGGCTCTTGTGGGTAAAGCCGCAGGTGTGAATGTTACGCAGAACTCCGGTACTCCAGGAGGGGGAATCTCGGTTCAGATTCGAGGAATTACCTCTATTAACGGGAATGAGCCTTTATATGTGATCGACGGAACGCCTGTCTTTGCAGACAAGAACAATGACTCCTTTTCGTTTAGCGCTCTAGGCGGAGGAAACGGACAGACTAAAAATTCTGCTTTGTCCGGTTTGAATATTTCAGACATAGAAACGATCGATATCTTAAAAGATGCTTCTGCAACAGCCATATACGGTTCAAGCGGTGCAAATGGAGTGGTTTTGATTACCACTAAAAAAGGAAAAAAGGGAAAATCTAAATTTACATACGAAACCTATTTAGGAACACAACAGATAAACAATACGGTTGATGTTTTAAACCTGCCTCAATATGCGGCTTATCAGGCAAAAATCTACAAGCTAAATGGCGAACCTGTTCCGTATCAATATCAAAAACCGAATCTGCTTGGAAATGGCACAAACTGGCAGGACGAACTTTTCAGAACAGCAACCATATACAATCACCAGCTTTCTTTCTCTGGAGAAAAAGATGGAACACGCTTTTATACTTCTTTAAATTATTTTGATCAGGAAGGTATTGTCTTAAATTCAGATTTCAACAGATTGGCAATGCGCTTAAATGTAGATTCTAATGTAAAATCTTGGCTAAAAATTGGCAATAACCTCTCAATAAGCAAATCATCTCAGCAAGTGGTAAGAAATGATGACAGAGGAGGATTGGTTATGAACGCCTTAAGACAGTCTCCAGAATTACCGGTTAGAGCTGCAGACGGTTCTTATGCGGGACCAACATCTGGTTTGGGATCATCGGCAAATGAAGCCACTAACCCAATTGCCTTATCTGAATACAATAATGCCACTACAGAAAGATTTAAAATCAATGGAAATCTATTTGCTGATTTTACTATTTTAAAAGGATTGGTTTTCCGATCAGAATTAGGATACGACTTGAATTTCTCAAAAAACAGCACTTTTGTGCCTAAATATACTTTAGGAAACGTAACGGAGCTTTTAAATAAATCGTTCAAACAGCAAGATCAGAGCTATTACTGGAATATCAAAAACTATCTGACTTACAACAAAACGCTTAACGAGAAGCATAATTTTACTTTTTTACTGGGCCAGGAAGCGCAGGAAAGCTATTATGAATATTTAAGCGGTTACAGGACAGGCGATTTCCTAAATAAAGATTTCACCAATCTTAATATCGGTGATATCGCCACTGCCCTAAACGGAAACGGTTCTGGACGCTGGTCTATGACTTCTTATATTTCAAGATTAAACTACGGTTTTTCTGACCGATATTCTTTTTCTGCTTCTTTAAGAGCGGATGCTTCATCCAACTTTGGACCAAACCACAAATGGGGATATTTCCCTTCATTTTCAGGAGGATGGACAGTGAGCAACGAAAAGTTCTTTGAGCCTTTGTCAAAAAGCGTCAATTATCTGAAATTCAAAGCCGGATACGGTCTTGTAGGAAATCAAAACATTCCAGCAAACCGATACCAGACTATTTTATCGCTGCTAGCATCGCCATTTGGCGGGGTTTCGCCAACGATCGACAATTTGGGAAATCCAGACATAAAATGGGAATCTCTTAAATCTTTCAATACCGGTTTTGAACTGGCAATGCTTAACAACAGAGTAAAATTAGATTTTGATTATTACATTAAAAATTCTTCAGATTTCCTGACCAAACAAATCAACGATGAATCCAATCAAAGTGCCCTTAACTATTATCTGAATACAGGTGAAATTGTAACAAAAGGTATTGAGCTTACTTTAAATACAAGAAACATCGCCGCAGAAAATTTTAGCTGGGATACCACGATCATTTTTTCAAAATACAATAATGAACTGACTCGTTTTCAAGGTCAGGGCAAATCATTGTTAGGAAAAGTGCAGTTTGATTTATACAATGTTACCAGAACTACCGAAGGACAGCCTGTAGGACAGTTTTACGGATATGTGACAGATGGTTTGTTTAAAAATGCGGCAGAACTGGCAGCTGGACCAATTCAAGAAGCAGGAACAGGCGTGGGAGACATTCGATTTAAAGATCTTAATGGTGACGGAAAAATAGACAGTAAAGACCAGACAGCCATAGGAGATGCCATTCCTGATTTTACCTACGCTATTACGAATAACCTTAGATACAAAAACTTCAATTTTTCGGTTTCTTTAACAGGAAGTCAAGGCAACAAGATCTACAACTTTACGCGCCATTATATTGACGGAATTTATCCTGGCTTTGGAGACCGATTTGGAAACGTAAGCACACAGGCCATGCAGGCTTTTGAACCTGGAGTGAATGAAAATACCGATGTTCCGAGAATTACGCTTAATGATCCAAATGGCAACGGAAGAATTTCGAACAGATTTGTTGAAGACGGTTCTTATTTAAGAATCCAAAATGTTTCTTTAAGCTACGATCTGCCAAATAAGATTTTCGACAATTCCATTATATCTAAAGTAAGATTGTATGCAAACGTTCAAAACTTGTACACGTTTACAAAATATACCGGATTTGATCCAGCTCTTGGAAACCTAGATCAGAATATAACACTGAGCGGTATCGACTTGGGGCGTTATCCTGTGCCAAGAATAACTTCCATAGGGGTAAATTTAGAATTCTAA
- the bglX gene encoding beta-glucosidase BglX, protein MKKQMKRYAFLLLIVYGTNYGQAKKYLDPTKPIEERISLLMKEMTLEEKVGQMNQYNGSWDVTGPKPESGSNEEKYNNIKKGWVGSMLTVRGVKEVRAVQKIAVEETRLGIPLLFGFDVIHGYKTLSPIPLAEAASWDLEAIKKSAGVAALEASASGLNWTFAPNVDISNDARWGRVMEGAGEDPYLGSKIAIARVKGFQGEHFDHTKIIACAKHFAGYGFVEAGRDYNSVDMSNSKLYNTVLPPFKAASDAGIRTFMNSFNTLNGIPATGNSFLQRDILKGAWGFKGFVVSDWASIAEMITHGYAADGADAAKKAALAGSDMDMESNIYVTELAKLVKNGSVKESVIDDAVRRILRVKFELGLFDDPYKYCDEAREKSNIGSKGNHSDVLDMAKKSIVLLKNDKNLLPLKKSGAKIALIGALANDKNSPLGSWRIAADDNTAVSVLEGMQQYKNSALVYEKGTDVATNKQSFLDEVKVNTTDFSGFEAAKKVAKEAEIVVIVLGEIGFQSGEARSRTELGLPGNQQQLLEEIYKENPNIILVLNNGRPLSIPWAAEHIPAIVEAWQLGTQSGNAIAQVLYGDYNPSGKLPMSFPRNVGQCPIYYNLYNTGRPINKDNNVFWSHYSDVEKTPLYPFGYGLSYTSFDYKNLKISKASFQKGEKIEVSVDVTNTGNFDGKEIVQLYINDPVASIARPIKELKGFELIELKKGETKTVQFTLTNNELGFFDNNGKFLVEPGQFNIMVGWNSNNGLNGKFELK, encoded by the coding sequence ATGAAAAAGCAAATGAAACGATATGCATTTTTACTGCTGATTGTTTATGGAACCAATTACGGACAGGCAAAAAAATATCTTGACCCAACCAAACCGATAGAAGAGAGAATTTCGCTTTTAATGAAAGAAATGACATTGGAAGAAAAGGTTGGCCAAATGAATCAGTATAACGGTTCATGGGATGTTACCGGACCTAAACCAGAATCTGGCTCTAATGAAGAAAAATACAATAATATCAAAAAAGGATGGGTAGGCTCTATGCTAACTGTTCGAGGCGTCAAAGAAGTAAGAGCCGTGCAAAAAATTGCTGTTGAAGAAACCCGTCTTGGCATTCCGCTCCTTTTTGGTTTTGATGTCATACACGGCTACAAAACCTTAAGTCCTATTCCGCTAGCAGAAGCTGCCAGCTGGGATTTGGAAGCCATAAAAAAATCGGCTGGCGTAGCTGCTTTGGAAGCATCTGCTTCTGGATTAAACTGGACTTTTGCCCCGAATGTCGATATCTCAAATGATGCAAGATGGGGAAGAGTCATGGAAGGCGCCGGTGAAGACCCTTATTTGGGAAGTAAAATTGCGATAGCAAGAGTTAAAGGTTTTCAAGGCGAGCATTTTGACCATACTAAAATCATCGCCTGTGCAAAACATTTTGCCGGTTATGGTTTTGTAGAAGCAGGCCGAGATTACAACAGCGTAGATATGAGCAATTCTAAACTATACAATACGGTGCTGCCTCCTTTTAAAGCGGCAAGCGACGCAGGAATCCGCACTTTTATGAATTCATTCAATACCTTAAACGGAATTCCAGCGACTGGAAATTCATTTTTACAGAGAGATATTCTAAAAGGCGCTTGGGGATTTAAAGGATTCGTGGTTTCTGATTGGGCCTCAATAGCCGAAATGATTACTCACGGCTACGCAGCAGATGGTGCGGATGCAGCTAAAAAAGCGGCTCTCGCAGGTTCTGACATGGATATGGAATCGAATATATATGTTACAGAACTGGCTAAACTGGTAAAAAATGGATCGGTAAAAGAAAGCGTGATTGATGATGCCGTGCGCAGAATCCTTCGCGTGAAATTTGAACTGGGTCTTTTTGACGACCCTTATAAATATTGTGACGAAGCTCGCGAAAAATCAAATATAGGAAGCAAAGGAAACCATTCCGATGTTCTGGACATGGCCAAAAAATCGATTGTGCTATTAAAAAATGATAAAAACCTTCTGCCTTTAAAAAAATCAGGCGCTAAAATTGCTTTAATCGGCGCTTTGGCCAATGATAAAAACAGCCCTCTGGGAAGCTGGAGAATCGCCGCTGATGATAATACTGCGGTATCAGTTCTGGAAGGAATGCAGCAATATAAAAACAGCGCATTAGTTTATGAAAAAGGAACCGATGTTGCCACCAACAAACAATCTTTTTTAGATGAAGTGAAAGTCAATACCACTGATTTTTCTGGGTTTGAAGCAGCAAAAAAAGTGGCCAAAGAGGCTGAAATTGTGGTAATAGTGCTGGGCGAAATAGGTTTTCAAAGCGGCGAAGCGCGCAGCAGAACAGAATTAGGGCTGCCAGGAAATCAGCAGCAATTATTGGAGGAAATTTATAAAGAAAATCCAAATATTATTCTGGTATTAAACAACGGACGTCCTTTGTCTATACCTTGGGCGGCAGAACATATACCTGCTATTGTTGAAGCTTGGCAATTAGGAACGCAATCTGGAAATGCTATTGCGCAGGTTTTATACGGAGACTATAATCCGAGCGGCAAGCTGCCAATGTCTTTTCCAAGAAACGTAGGCCAATGCCCTATCTATTACAATCTGTACAATACGGGAAGACCTATAAACAAAGACAATAATGTTTTCTGGTCGCACTATTCTGATGTCGAAAAAACTCCTTTATACCCATTCGGTTACGGATTAAGCTATACTTCTTTTGACTATAAAAACCTGAAGATTTCAAAAGCTTCTTTCCAAAAAGGAGAAAAAATCGAAGTCTCTGTTGATGTGACCAATACAGGAAACTTTGATGGAAAAGAAATCGTCCAACTTTATATAAATGATCCTGTTGCCAGCATTGCAAGACCTATAAAAGAATTAAAAGGCTTTGAGCTTATCGAATTAAAAAAGGGAGAAACCAAAACAGTTCAATTCACATTGACAAATAATGAACTTGGATTCTTCGACAACAACGGTAAATTTTTAGTAGAACCTGGCCAATTTAATATTATGGTTGGGTGGAATTCCAACAATGGACTTAACGGTAAATTTGAGCTAAAATAA
- a CDS encoding RagB/SusD family nutrient uptake outer membrane protein — translation MKKLFKLFLMGMLIPLLSLFSCSDEFLNAPSENQLTPSDLPEGVTAFDGIAESLYFKPWFAFNDKFLIAVGDMYAGNAFTFDGAYAQFKDAQVTSQNPILTEGYVALFSVIDQSNNLMSLVEARKSELPEASYKNAIAISRFMRANAYFYLVRTFGAVPIINKAGSAAQPKRNLVEDVYKFIKQDLEYAAENLPEKGLKKGYVTKYAAMGILAKVHLTLNEYAQCAALTQKIIGNQYTLIQEYGNLFSSPENNNSAESMFALQWKAIATEWGTQNTNQAYIVPGGTGITGGGDGWGVYLPSISLQNGFEPKDIRKKSTIMTDGDFYPELLKSQGGFTYKKIYSSTAANFRKYIVGSAAERNDVFFMRTSQNTIILRYSDILLMNSEALLAGAPSTTSAAALSSFNEVRKRAGLPIKTVLTRDDLFNERRIEFALEGQYFFDLKRRGLAEATAIISQQEVGFYSDDARTELVSRKITPSSNYFELPLPQSAIDTNPSLLEAPVPFNFNN, via the coding sequence ATGAAAAAACTTTTTAAACTTTTTTTGATGGGAATGCTTATACCATTGCTGTCTTTATTTTCCTGCTCAGATGAGTTTTTGAATGCACCATCTGAAAACCAATTGACGCCAAGCGATCTGCCTGAAGGCGTTACCGCTTTTGACGGAATCGCCGAGAGCTTGTACTTTAAGCCTTGGTTTGCTTTTAACGATAAATTCCTAATTGCTGTAGGAGATATGTATGCCGGAAACGCCTTTACATTTGACGGCGCTTATGCGCAGTTTAAAGATGCTCAGGTAACATCTCAAAATCCGATTCTTACAGAAGGATACGTAGCCTTGTTTTCGGTTATCGACCAGTCTAATAACTTAATGAGTCTGGTTGAAGCCAGAAAAAGCGAACTCCCTGAGGCATCTTATAAAAATGCAATTGCCATATCAAGATTCATGAGGGCCAATGCCTATTTCTATTTGGTTAGAACTTTTGGAGCCGTGCCTATCATCAATAAAGCGGGTTCTGCTGCACAGCCAAAAAGAAATCTTGTTGAAGATGTTTACAAATTCATCAAGCAGGATTTAGAATATGCGGCAGAAAATTTACCGGAAAAAGGATTAAAGAAAGGGTATGTGACTAAATATGCCGCAATGGGAATTTTAGCCAAAGTGCATCTGACTTTAAATGAATATGCCCAATGTGCAGCTTTAACCCAGAAAATTATCGGAAATCAGTATACTTTAATTCAAGAATACGGAAATCTGTTCAGCAGTCCGGAAAATAATAATAGTGCAGAGAGTATGTTTGCGCTTCAATGGAAAGCTATTGCTACAGAATGGGGAACTCAAAATACCAATCAGGCGTATATAGTTCCAGGAGGTACTGGAATTACAGGCGGTGGTGACGGATGGGGAGTTTACCTTCCATCAATTTCTCTGCAAAATGGATTTGAGCCAAAAGATATCAGAAAGAAAAGCACCATTATGACCGATGGCGATTTTTACCCTGAATTACTAAAAAGTCAAGGCGGTTTTACATACAAAAAAATATATTCTTCTACAGCCGCAAATTTCAGAAAATACATAGTAGGGTCAGCTGCGGAAAGAAATGACGTATTCTTTATGAGAACCTCGCAAAATACAATCATTCTAAGGTATTCGGACATTTTACTGATGAATTCTGAAGCATTATTGGCAGGAGCGCCATCCACTACTTCTGCAGCTGCTTTAAGCTCTTTTAACGAAGTAAGAAAAAGAGCGGGATTGCCAATTAAAACAGTCCTTACAAGAGATGATCTGTTTAATGAGAGAAGGATTGAATTTGCTTTGGAAGGACAATATTTCTTTGATTTAAAACGCCGCGGTCTGGCTGAAGCAACTGCGATTATCTCACAGCAGGAAGTAGGTTTTTATTCTGATGATGCCAGAACAGAATTGGTTTCAAGAAAAATAACGCCTAGCAGCAATTATTTTGAACTTCCATTGCCTCAGTCTGCCATAGATACCAATCCATCATTATTAGAAGCTCCGGTTCCTTTTAACTTTAATAACTAA
- a CDS encoding two-component regulator propeller domain-containing protein has translation MKKTIYILLCCLTISNSLFSQGKFDSYQFRSIQETASKRAVSSIIQDKNDFIWIGTSGAGLYRYDGVNYFGYKYDNKPGSVNSNFIYSTFIDSKNNLWVGTDQGLCLYNRDLDNFTRINIEDAITQGYTQPITIKTIIEDNNGNLYLGAYGFGLFKLNIKTLKASLVHSKVLDKPNFLIKSSVKNKQGIIYLGTSYGLLEIDTNGKVKQVYKDKFKREPLTSDIESLVIDKFGYLWMGTTENGLIKIKPETDNYQFENYPITKNKILSIVQSSLGYIVCGTENDGLLVVNYKGEVLKKYLHSKYNSASLKSNSVWSLYEDREKRLWLGYFNKGLGVFDKPNNKFNALESLANNENSLQTSYVTSVAKDKKGNLLISNEGGGLDIYNLANKSFIHVNKTNQSYYSGLDALDIQAIFIDSKQNIWLGSWDRGIYFLKNGTSRFVNYNTANTPGLKSNRIFSFSEDSKGRIWIGTFIKGLHYFDNKSSTFVHCDSEPFAKNGLDNAFIRKVFVDSDNVLWVGTILGLYQINIKDESGFKVTKMRDAMFGGINKNNSIQIILSIYESNDKTIWIGTDAQGLFSYNKKNKAFSNYDDFPGFKEKSIRAIISDNNGALWLSGGSGLTKLDLKNRKSTNFNKDDGLIDNDFNNNAVYKDGNGELYFGGYEGVNYFNPNEIKKAEKAPRLYFSDFKLFNKSVKPNEEGSPLSKVISQTKEITLNYTQSVFTIEYVGINYNYSKKNQYAYYLEGFEKDWNYVGNNRTATYTNLAPGNYTFKVKSANADGTWSGNQLELKIKVLPPWWKTIWAYLIYSSILIFLILYLNKIYQNRFKAKQAIILEKEKNIQLEKLNNKKLQFFTNISHEFRTPLTLIINPLEDILKSKKISPEIYNKLKIVHKSSDRLSRLINELMDFNKLEFNKISLQAKKVEVVSFTEAVIGYFYEEAAARNIAVNFESPIDELEDWLDPKMLEKILFNIISNAFKFTPDNGSIHISINASETENALIIDGNKVPSFSITIADTGSGIPKKDLNKIFDRFYQVNNLNKEYYGSTGIGLEVVKEFVELHKGKIEVESQVGQGTSFKITFPLGSSLYKGSEIIEEKYKIESKNELLSEPVRDEIESNSEAETQKAYTVLIVEDNTELRNYLKQELSKSYRVITAENGQKGYDLAVQKLPDLIITDVIMPVMDGLELCKNIKGDLKTSHIPLLMLSAKAMVKDRLEGIDSGADMYLSKPFELDILKSSLAQLITSRQIMFKKFYSGITKQGKEKTTSLDNDFIQKILHYINENISEPELTVELLSSKIFLSRSQLYRKIKTLTGVSVNEFIRNVRLEKAKQFIEQGNNNINEISFKVGFTSPSYFAKCYKIKYGHLPTQEKRTKE, from the coding sequence ATGAAAAAAACAATTTATATCCTTTTATGCTGTTTAACCATTTCAAACTCGCTGTTTTCGCAAGGCAAATTTGACAGCTACCAGTTTAGAAGCATACAAGAAACTGCTTCAAAACGAGCTGTTTCTTCTATCATTCAGGATAAAAATGATTTTATATGGATTGGTACAAGCGGTGCTGGCCTATATAGATACGATGGCGTAAATTATTTCGGATATAAATACGATAACAAACCCGGCTCGGTAAACAGCAACTTTATTTATTCGACGTTTATCGATTCCAAAAATAATCTTTGGGTGGGCACCGATCAGGGTTTATGCTTATATAACAGGGATTTGGATAACTTTACCCGAATCAATATTGAAGATGCCATAACACAAGGATACACGCAGCCCATTACGATAAAAACAATTATTGAAGACAATAATGGCAATCTATACTTAGGCGCTTATGGTTTTGGATTATTCAAACTTAATATAAAAACTCTAAAAGCTTCTCTGGTGCATTCAAAAGTGCTGGACAAACCCAATTTTCTGATAAAATCCTCGGTTAAAAACAAACAGGGAATTATTTATTTGGGAACCAGTTACGGACTTTTAGAAATTGACACTAATGGAAAAGTCAAACAGGTTTATAAAGACAAATTTAAACGAGAACCTCTAACTAGCGACATTGAAAGTCTTGTTATAGATAAATTTGGATACTTATGGATGGGCACAACAGAAAACGGACTCATAAAAATCAAGCCTGAAACAGATAATTATCAGTTTGAAAACTATCCCATTACCAAAAATAAAATCTTATCAATCGTACAAAGCAGTTTGGGTTACATTGTCTGCGGCACCGAAAATGACGGATTACTGGTTGTAAATTATAAGGGAGAAGTGCTAAAAAAATACCTGCACAGCAAGTATAATAGCGCCAGCTTAAAATCCAATTCGGTTTGGTCCTTGTACGAGGACAGAGAAAAAAGACTCTGGCTAGGATATTTCAATAAGGGACTTGGCGTTTTTGACAAGCCAAATAATAAATTCAATGCTCTTGAATCGCTTGCTAACAATGAAAATTCCCTTCAAACTAGCTATGTCACTTCGGTTGCAAAAGACAAAAAAGGAAACCTGCTTATCAGTAACGAAGGAGGCGGACTTGACATATATAACCTTGCCAATAAAAGCTTCATTCATGTAAATAAAACAAATCAAAGTTACTACTCTGGTTTAGATGCTCTCGATATTCAAGCCATTTTTATAGACAGCAAACAAAACATCTGGCTTGGAAGCTGGGACCGCGGCATCTACTTTTTAAAAAACGGAACTTCAAGATTTGTCAACTATAATACAGCAAATACACCAGGATTAAAATCAAATCGAATTTTCAGTTTTTCTGAAGATTCAAAAGGCAGAATCTGGATAGGAACTTTTATAAAAGGACTGCATTATTTTGATAATAAAAGCAGCACATTTGTACATTGCGATTCTGAGCCATTTGCCAAAAACGGTCTAGACAATGCTTTCATCCGTAAAGTTTTTGTGGATTCTGATAATGTTTTGTGGGTCGGCACTATCTTAGGATTATATCAGATAAATATAAAGGACGAGTCTGGCTTTAAGGTCACAAAAATGCGCGATGCCATGTTTGGCGGCATTAATAAAAACAATAGCATTCAGATTATTTTATCTATTTATGAATCTAATGATAAAACAATTTGGATAGGAACAGATGCTCAAGGGCTGTTTAGCTACAATAAAAAAAACAAGGCATTTTCCAATTATGATGATTTTCCTGGATTTAAAGAAAAATCAATTCGCGCTATCATTTCTGACAATAATGGCGCTTTATGGCTAAGCGGTGGATCTGGACTTACAAAACTTGATCTTAAAAACCGAAAAAGCACCAACTTCAATAAAGATGATGGTCTTATTGATAACGATTTTAATAACAATGCTGTTTATAAAGACGGGAACGGAGAACTTTATTTTGGAGGTTATGAAGGAGTAAACTATTTTAATCCAAACGAAATTAAAAAAGCAGAAAAAGCCCCGCGCCTTTATTTCAGTGATTTTAAATTATTCAATAAATCAGTAAAGCCAAATGAAGAAGGCTCGCCATTAAGCAAAGTAATTTCACAGACTAAAGAAATTACGCTTAATTACACGCAGTCTGTTTTTACCATCGAATATGTAGGAATCAATTATAATTATTCTAAGAAAAACCAATATGCGTATTATCTGGAAGGCTTTGAAAAAGACTGGAACTATGTAGGAAATAACAGAACAGCAACCTATACCAATCTGGCGCCGGGAAATTATACCTTTAAAGTAAAATCTGCCAACGCAGACGGCACTTGGAGCGGCAATCAATTAGAACTGAAAATAAAAGTGCTTCCCCCATGGTGGAAAACCATTTGGGCTTATTTAATCTATTCTTCTATTTTAATTTTCCTGATCCTCTATCTTAACAAGATCTATCAAAACCGTTTCAAAGCGAAGCAGGCTATCATTCTGGAAAAGGAAAAGAACATTCAATTGGAGAAATTAAACAATAAAAAACTTCAGTTTTTTACCAATATCTCGCATGAATTCAGAACTCCTTTAACACTGATTATCAATCCTCTGGAAGACATTTTAAAAAGTAAAAAAATATCTCCGGAGATATACAATAAATTAAAAATAGTGCACAAAAGCTCTGATAGACTCTCTAGGCTAATTAATGAGCTTATGGATTTTAACAAATTAGAGTTTAATAAAATTTCGCTTCAAGCCAAGAAAGTTGAAGTAGTATCGTTTACCGAAGCCGTTATAGGCTACTTTTATGAAGAAGCTGCTGCCCGAAACATTGCTGTTAATTTTGAATCGCCCATAGATGAGCTCGAAGATTGGCTGGATCCTAAAATGCTGGAAAAAATACTGTTTAATATTATTTCGAACGCATTTAAATTTACCCCTGATAATGGTTCTATCCATATTTCCATAAACGCATCAGAAACCGAAAATGCATTGATAATTGACGGAAATAAAGTCCCATCGTTTTCGATAACCATTGCAGATACAGGTTCGGGAATACCAAAAAAAGATTTGAATAAAATTTTTGACCGTTTTTACCAGGTCAATAATCTCAATAAGGAATATTACGGAAGCACAGGAATTGGCTTGGAGGTTGTAAAGGAATTTGTCGAACTTCATAAAGGAAAAATTGAAGTTGAGAGCCAAGTTGGCCAAGGCACAAGTTTTAAAATAACTTTTCCGTTAGGCAGCTCGCTATATAAAGGAAGTGAAATCATTGAGGAGAAATATAAAATAGAGAGCAAAAACGAACTTCTATCTGAGCCTGTTCGAGATGAGATTGAATCTAATTCTGAAGCAGAAACTCAAAAAGCCTATACCGTTTTAATTGTAGAAGACAATACAGAACTGAGAAATTATTTAAAACAGGAACTTAGCAAGTCATACAGAGTAATTACGGCCGAAAATGGCCAAAAAGGCTACGATCTTGCGGTGCAGAAATTGCCCGATTTAATCATAACCGATGTCATTATGCCAGTAATGGACGGACTGGAACTGTGCAAAAACATAAAAGGCGATTTAAAAACAAGCCATATTCCTTTATTGATGCTTTCTGCCAAAGCAATGGTAAAAGACCGACTGGAAGGCATCGATTCGGGGGCTGATATGTATTTAAGCAAACCTTTTGAACTGGATATTCTAAAATCCAGTCTGGCTCAGCTTATTACAAGCAGACAGATCATGTTTAAGAAATTTTACAGCGGCATCACAAAACAGGGAAAAGAAAAAACAACTTCGCTTGATAATGATTTCATCCAAAAGATTCTGCATTATATTAATGAAAACATCAGTGAGCCTGAACTAACCGTAGAACTCCTTTCATCTAAGATCTTTTTAAGCAGAAGCCAGCTCTATCGAAAAATAAAAACCTTAACGGGTGTTTCTGTCAATGAATTTATCCGAAATGTGCGACTAGAAAAAGCAAAACAGTTCATAGAACAGGGCAATAATAATATCAACGAAATAAGCTTCAAAGTCGGTTTTACTTCTCCCTCCTATTTTGCCAAGTGCTATAAAATCAAATATGGACATTTGCCCACGCAGGAAAAAAGAACGAAAGAATAG